In one Cervus canadensis isolate Bull #8, Minnesota chromosome 22, ASM1932006v1, whole genome shotgun sequence genomic region, the following are encoded:
- the INKA1 gene encoding PAK4-inhibitor INKA1 isoform X1: MLGRRRRRQELGRGRSRGARRRARAPLAGPPGPLRTALAGVRRGTGRPGGGCGTDMHSARLDSFLGQLRWELLCGRDTGSPPMPGPLPPPPKQRPGVRLKHQLRASDALEEDSVCGVEEEEEEVGVTGDRSAALGGPREHGLDWDSGFSEVSGSTWREEELPIPQHPAPSAWPPRRQRLSTSGVAQPGGTPVARVPPVHRPRPKSTPDACLEHWRGLEAEDWTTALLSRGRSRQPLVLGDNCFADLVHNWMELPEAAGEGDDGGGPRARARPPQFLLGLSEQLRRQLARARRAALAGKRLSCPPRPEPELPADVSRFAALMSCRSRQPIICNDVVSYL; encoded by the exons ATGttggggcggcggcggcggcggcaagagctggggagagggaggagccgTGGAGCCAGGCGGAGGGCAAGGGCGCCGCTGGCCGGCCCGCCGGGCCCTCTCCGCACGGCTCTCGCCGGAGTTCGAAGAGGAACTGGCAGGCCTGGAGGGGGCTGCGGCACGGACATGCACAGCGCTCGGCTTGACAGTTTCCTGGGCCAGCTGCGCTGGGAACTG CTGTGTGGCCGGGACACCGGCTCACCACCAATGCCTGGTCCCCTTCCGCCACCCCCCAAACAGCGCCCAGGCGTGCGGCTCAAGCACCAGCTCAGGGCCTCAGATGCATTGGAAGAGGACTCGGTCTGTGgtgtggaggaagaggaggaagaagttgGGGTGACAGGAGACAGGAGTGCAGCCTTGGGGGGCCCCAGGGAGCATGGCCTGGACTGGGACTCCGGCTTCTCAGAGGTGTCGGGCAGCACATGGAGAGAGGAAGAGCTGCCCAtaccccagcacccagcaccctCGGCATGGCCCCCCCGGAGACAGCGCCTCTCAACCAGTGGTGTCGCCCAGCCTGGCGGAACGCCTGTGGCCCGGGTACCACCTGTTCACCGACCACGGCCCAAGTCCACCCCAGACGCCTGCCTGGAACACTGGCGGGGGCTGGAAGCCGAGGACTGGACCACGGCCCTGCTGAGCAGGGGTCGTAGTCGCCAGCCCCTGGTGCTGGGGGACAACTGCTTTGCGGACTTGGTGCACAACTGGATGGAGCTGCCCGAGGCAGCGGGTGAGGGGGACGATGGGGGTGGGCCCCGTGCCCGTGCTCGGCCCCCCCAGTTCCTGCTGGGCCTCTCTGAGCAGCTGCGGCGCCAGCTGGCCAGGGCGCGCCGGGCAGCGCTGGCAGGAAAGCGACTGTCATGCCCACCTCGCCCGGAACCCGAACTACCTGCAGATGTCTCACGCTTTGCAGCCCTCATGAGTTGCCGCAGTCGGCAGCCCATCATTTGCAATGATGTTGTCAGCTACCTCTGA
- the INKA1 gene encoding PAK4-inhibitor INKA1 isoform X2, with translation MPGPLPPPPKQRPGVRLKHQLRASDALEEDSVCGVEEEEEEVGVTGDRSAALGGPREHGLDWDSGFSEVSGSTWREEELPIPQHPAPSAWPPRRQRLSTSGVAQPGGTPVARVPPVHRPRPKSTPDACLEHWRGLEAEDWTTALLSRGRSRQPLVLGDNCFADLVHNWMELPEAAGEGDDGGGPRARARPPQFLLGLSEQLRRQLARARRAALAGKRLSCPPRPEPELPADVSRFAALMSCRSRQPIICNDVVSYL, from the coding sequence ATGCCTGGTCCCCTTCCGCCACCCCCCAAACAGCGCCCAGGCGTGCGGCTCAAGCACCAGCTCAGGGCCTCAGATGCATTGGAAGAGGACTCGGTCTGTGgtgtggaggaagaggaggaagaagttgGGGTGACAGGAGACAGGAGTGCAGCCTTGGGGGGCCCCAGGGAGCATGGCCTGGACTGGGACTCCGGCTTCTCAGAGGTGTCGGGCAGCACATGGAGAGAGGAAGAGCTGCCCAtaccccagcacccagcaccctCGGCATGGCCCCCCCGGAGACAGCGCCTCTCAACCAGTGGTGTCGCCCAGCCTGGCGGAACGCCTGTGGCCCGGGTACCACCTGTTCACCGACCACGGCCCAAGTCCACCCCAGACGCCTGCCTGGAACACTGGCGGGGGCTGGAAGCCGAGGACTGGACCACGGCCCTGCTGAGCAGGGGTCGTAGTCGCCAGCCCCTGGTGCTGGGGGACAACTGCTTTGCGGACTTGGTGCACAACTGGATGGAGCTGCCCGAGGCAGCGGGTGAGGGGGACGATGGGGGTGGGCCCCGTGCCCGTGCTCGGCCCCCCCAGTTCCTGCTGGGCCTCTCTGAGCAGCTGCGGCGCCAGCTGGCCAGGGCGCGCCGGGCAGCGCTGGCAGGAAAGCGACTGTCATGCCCACCTCGCCCGGAACCCGAACTACCTGCAGATGTCTCACGCTTTGCAGCCCTCATGAGTTGCCGCAGTCGGCAGCCCATCATTTGCAATGATGTTGTCAGCTACCTCTGA